A region of Lathamus discolor isolate bLatDis1 chromosome 14, bLatDis1.hap1, whole genome shotgun sequence DNA encodes the following proteins:
- the RFFL gene encoding E3 ubiquitin-protein ligase rififylin: MWASCCNWFCLDGSPEEMQPQPEQGARAQAYSNPGYSSYPSPTTSEQSCKACGVRFDSSSRKHVCLDCKKNFCTSCSSQADGGPLLCHLCQRFRATAFQREELIKMKVKDLRDYLALHEISTELCREKEDLVLLILGQQPVITQEDQIRTNPFHTSASGQQGFVILPPTGPASSTSHDATPGSADPISSSLAQEHEQANGYVPPSQVGLTGVEIAAEAQAEEETQSTDSEDNLVQGRKASLSDLTSIGDINALSVRQLKEILARNFVNYKGCCEKWELLERVTRLYKEKDLQHLVSDTDDQTGGAGLPGTEENLCKICMDAPIDCVLLECGHMVTCTKCGKRMSECPICRQYVIRAVHVFKS, encoded by the exons ATGTGGGCAAGCTGCTGTAATTGGTTTTGTCTGGATGGCTCACCTGAAGAGATGCAGCCGCAGCCAGAGCAGGGAGCCAGAGCCCAAGCCTATTCCAACCCTGGGTACAGCTCCTACCCATCTCCAACCACTTCGgaacagagctgcaaagcctgcGGGGTGCGCTTTGACAGCTCCTCCAGGAAG CACGTCTGCTTGGACTGCAAGAAGAACTTTTGTACGTCCTGCTCCAGCCAGGCTGACGGTGGTCCCCTCCTCTGCCATCTCTGCCAGCGGTTCCGAGCCACAGCTTTTCAGCGGGAGGAGTTGATAAAGATGAAGGTGAAGGATCTGCGAGACTATTTGGCTCTCCACGAGATATCCACAGAGTTGTGTCGTGAGAAGGAGGACCTGGTACTGCTGATTCTTGGCCAGCAGCCTGTAATTACCCAGGAAGATCAGATAAGAACAAATCCATTTCATACTAGTGCCTCTGGACAGCAAGGCTTTGTGATTCTCCCACCAACCGGCCCAGCATCTTCTACCTCACATGATGCGACTCCAGGGTCTGCAGATCCCATCTCAAGTTCACTAGCTCAGGAACATGAACAG GCAAATGGTTACGTGCCTCCAAGCCAAGTTGGTTTGACAGGAGTCGAGATTGCAGCTGAAGCGCAAGCAGAGGAGGAGACTCAG TCTACGGACTCCGAAGATAACCTGGTGCAGGGGAGGAAGGCTTCTCTGTCTGATCTGACAAGCATTGGAGACATCAACGCGCTCTCTGTGCGACAGCTGAAGGAAATCCTTGCTCGCAACTTTGTCAACTACAAAGGCTGCTGTGAAaagtgggagctgctggagagggtgACTCGTCTTTATAAAGAGAAAGACCTTCAACATCTAG TTTCTGACACTGATGATCAAACTG GTGGCGCTGGGCTCCCGGGCACGGAAGAAAACCTCTGCAAAATCTGCATGGATGCACCCATTGACTGTGTCCTGCTGGAATGTGGCCACATGGTCACCTGCACCAAGTGCGGGAAGCGGATGAGCGAGTGTCCCATCTGCCGGCAGTACGTGATAAGGGCCGTCCATGTCTTTAAGTCCTAA